In Trifolium pratense cultivar HEN17-A07 linkage group LG7, ARS_RC_1.1, whole genome shotgun sequence, a genomic segment contains:
- the LOC123900050 gene encoding pseudo histidine-containing phosphotransfer protein 6-like isoform X2: MGVVNDRFNEIVCVNNTGERQCVVQRIETYFADVDTILAELSLDVDNSEVDFCKFASLAREIEDKSASIGAEHVRLACSDLIKAGDEMNKRVFFRSVLWVQHEFTSTKKKLDAFIQMERRIIRIERSKSSN; this comes from the exons GGGGTAGTCAATGATCGGTTTAATGAGATTGTATGTGTGAATAACACCGGGGAACGACAATGTGTTGTGCAGCGGATAGAAACATATTTTGCTGATGTTGACACGATCCTTGCTGAGCTTTCACTTGATGT TGATAATTCAGAAGTTGACTTCTGTAAATTTGCTTCCCTAGCTCGTGAAATTGAGGATAAAAGCGCAAG CATTGGTGCTGAGCATGTGAGGCTTGCATGTTCTGATCTCATTAAAGCTGGCGATGAAATGAACAAAAGAGT GTTTTTTCGATCAGTGCTCTGGGTACAACATGAGTTTACTAGTACCAAGAAAAAGTTGGATGCTTTTATTCAG ATGGAGCGAAGGATTATCAGAATTGAGAGGTCAAAATCTTCAAACTAG
- the LOC123900050 gene encoding pseudo histidine-containing phosphotransfer protein 6-like isoform X1: protein MHGVVNDRFNEIVCVNNTGERQCVVQRIETYFADVDTILAELSLDVDNSEVDFCKFASLAREIEDKSASIGAEHVRLACSDLIKAGDEMNKRVFFRSVLWVQHEFTSTKKKLDAFIQMERRIIRIERSKSSN from the exons GGGGTAGTCAATGATCGGTTTAATGAGATTGTATGTGTGAATAACACCGGGGAACGACAATGTGTTGTGCAGCGGATAGAAACATATTTTGCTGATGTTGACACGATCCTTGCTGAGCTTTCACTTGATGT TGATAATTCAGAAGTTGACTTCTGTAAATTTGCTTCCCTAGCTCGTGAAATTGAGGATAAAAGCGCAAG CATTGGTGCTGAGCATGTGAGGCTTGCATGTTCTGATCTCATTAAAGCTGGCGATGAAATGAACAAAAGAGT GTTTTTTCGATCAGTGCTCTGGGTACAACATGAGTTTACTAGTACCAAGAAAAAGTTGGATGCTTTTATTCAG ATGGAGCGAAGGATTATCAGAATTGAGAGGTCAAAATCTTCAAACTAG